One genomic window of Paeniglutamicibacter sp. Y32M11 includes the following:
- a CDS encoding alkene reductase, whose amino-acid sequence MDLFSPLTLGDLQLSNRVIMAPLTRSRSRIDGVPNDDVVEYYRQRASMGLIVSEGVYPSAVGQGFVRQPGLVTEEQIAGWKRVTDAVHAEGGLIVAQVMHAGRVTHPETTGQDVVVAPSAIAVDGVTRTYTGKYDYPVPHALTEAELPGIIEEFVQGSRNAIAAGFDGVELHGANGYLLHEFLSPSSNTRTDGYGGSPENRARLVIEVVTAVAEAIGAGKTGLRISPQHNIQSALETDTADAAATYGALIDGIAPLGLAALSILHADPAGELVQDLRSKFNGPVLLNTGFQSITTLDEAVAVASNGWGEAVVVGRPAIANPDLVRRWKEELPLNVPDASTFYTEGAVGYTDYPFWAN is encoded by the coding sequence ATGGACCTGTTTTCCCCACTCACCCTCGGCGATCTTCAGCTTTCCAACCGCGTCATCATGGCCCCACTGACTCGCTCGCGCTCCCGCATAGACGGTGTGCCCAATGACGACGTGGTTGAGTACTACCGCCAGCGGGCCTCCATGGGACTGATTGTGAGCGAAGGTGTTTACCCCAGTGCGGTCGGTCAGGGTTTTGTCCGCCAGCCGGGACTTGTCACCGAGGAACAGATCGCCGGATGGAAGCGCGTCACCGACGCCGTCCATGCCGAGGGCGGTCTCATTGTTGCCCAGGTAATGCACGCCGGCCGGGTTACTCACCCCGAGACCACCGGACAAGACGTTGTTGTGGCGCCCAGTGCCATCGCGGTGGACGGTGTTACGCGCACCTACACCGGGAAGTACGACTACCCGGTTCCACACGCACTCACCGAGGCGGAACTGCCGGGCATTATTGAAGAGTTTGTGCAAGGATCTCGCAACGCGATCGCCGCAGGGTTTGACGGTGTTGAACTGCACGGCGCCAACGGCTACCTGCTGCACGAATTCCTGTCCCCCAGCTCCAACACCCGCACGGACGGATATGGCGGATCCCCGGAAAACCGGGCCCGCCTGGTCATCGAGGTGGTCACCGCTGTGGCTGAGGCTATCGGCGCAGGAAAAACTGGCCTGCGTATTTCCCCGCAGCACAACATCCAGAGTGCGCTGGAAACCGATACCGCGGATGCTGCCGCCACGTACGGTGCTCTCATCGATGGGATTGCACCTCTGGGTCTGGCCGCACTGAGCATCCTGCATGCCGATCCTGCCGGGGAACTCGTCCAGGATCTGCGCTCGAAGTTTAATGGTCCGGTCCTGTTGAACACCGGTTTCCAGAGCATCACCACGTTGGACGAGGCGGTTGCCGTTGCCTCCAACGGCTGGGGCGAGGCCGTGGTGGTGGGCCGTCCTGCCATCGCCAACCCCGACCTGGTGCGCCGCTGGAAGGAAGAGTTGCCGCTGAACGTTCCCGACGCCTCCACCTTCTACACCGAGGGCGCCGTCGGTTACACCGACTACCCGTTCTGGGCGAACTAA
- a CDS encoding aldo/keto reductase has translation MSILGTSNLDVFPLNLGGNTFGWTSDEATSHQVLDAFVQAGGNFVDTADVYSVWAPGNSGGESEAIIGSWLAKGQRERLIVATKVSQHPEFPGLSATNIAAAADASLQRLGTDYIDLYYAHQPDDNTPIAESAAAFDALVRAGKIRHIGLSNFSAEQIDEWFAVANEQGFVTPVALQPQYNLVARAEFENELAEVSARHQLAVLPYFSLASGFLTGKYRSEADFEGKARAGMAGRYLNEHGLSVVDTLVSVAAELKVEPATVALAWLRSRESIVAPIASASSVDQLPALMASATLELSGEQLEILDAASEPVQVS, from the coding sequence GTGAGTATCCTCGGAACCTCAAACCTCGATGTCTTTCCACTCAACCTCGGAGGTAATACCTTCGGGTGGACCTCCGACGAAGCCACCTCTCACCAAGTGTTGGATGCCTTTGTTCAGGCCGGCGGCAACTTTGTGGATACCGCCGATGTCTATTCGGTGTGGGCACCGGGGAATTCGGGTGGCGAATCCGAGGCCATCATTGGATCCTGGCTGGCCAAGGGGCAGCGCGAACGCCTCATAGTGGCCACCAAGGTATCGCAGCACCCAGAATTTCCCGGGCTCTCGGCGACCAACATCGCTGCCGCGGCAGATGCCTCACTGCAGCGCTTGGGTACCGATTACATTGATCTGTACTACGCCCACCAACCCGATGACAACACCCCGATCGCCGAAAGCGCTGCAGCCTTTGACGCCCTAGTGCGCGCGGGAAAGATCCGACACATTGGGCTCTCCAACTTCTCGGCCGAGCAGATTGATGAATGGTTTGCGGTTGCCAACGAGCAAGGTTTTGTCACCCCGGTGGCACTACAGCCGCAGTACAACCTGGTGGCCCGTGCGGAATTTGAAAACGAGTTGGCCGAGGTTTCGGCACGCCATCAGCTGGCGGTGCTGCCGTACTTCTCACTGGCCAGTGGATTCTTGACCGGCAAGTACCGTTCTGAAGCCGATTTTGAGGGCAAGGCGCGCGCTGGCATGGCCGGCCGCTACCTCAACGAGCATGGACTGAGTGTCGTGGACACCCTGGTTTCGGTCGCGGCGGAGCTGAAGGTGGAACCCGCCACCGTGGCACTGGCCTGGTTGCGCAGCCGCGAGAGCATCGTGGCCCCGATCGCCAGCGCCAGTTCTGTGGATCAGTTGCCGGCGCTCATGGCCTCGGCCACCCTTGAACTCTCCGGTGAGCAGCTGGAGATCTTGGATGCCGCCTCGGAGCCGGTACAGGTCAGCTAG
- a CDS encoding VOC family protein encodes MTQSHITLGAINLEARNPADLVAFWAQVTGAEPAAGGDSYYLPPNGPDGFGMFFQPESEPRAKRQVAHWDLTVPWGSRAAEVERLISLGATHKWDVLEEVAHVQWTTLADPEGNLFCIAEHPPLDQQR; translated from the coding sequence ATGACACAAAGCCACATCACCCTCGGTGCCATCAACCTCGAAGCCCGGAACCCGGCAGACCTCGTTGCCTTCTGGGCACAGGTCACCGGCGCGGAACCCGCAGCAGGCGGCGATAGCTACTACCTTCCGCCGAATGGTCCCGACGGCTTCGGGATGTTTTTCCAGCCCGAAAGCGAACCGCGCGCCAAACGCCAGGTGGCCCACTGGGACCTCACCGTGCCCTGGGGTTCCCGGGCCGCCGAAGTTGAACGCCTGATCTCACTGGGCGCCACCCACAAATGGGATGTCCTTGAGGAGGTAGCTCATGTTCAGTGGACAACTTTGGCTGATCCGGAAGGCAACCTCTTCTGCATCGCCGAACACCCGCCGTTGGACCAGCAACGCTGA
- a CDS encoding alpha-D-ribose 1-methylphosphonate 5-triphosphate diphosphatase, whose amino-acid sequence MVATYTLGHVRMLKDERMLEEQMISVVDGLIQEIRPHRAGLGADIDGGGKLCIPGIVDLHSDALAREYRPRPGACMPVDLAMQAAEGNLMAAGVTTAFHAVSFQTKSAVGIPIGSPQAPDVHHAISHYEEPRMDHRVLHRLDVRCPDGVHMLRDHLGGAEVPLVSYEDHTPGQGQYRDRAVMERWLREAQHMDPTQAAEHVDRLIAERDQQLTFKQKTLGWLAELAASGTIRLMGHDPVTPQEIDELIARHAVIAEFPTTLEAAQQAHLKGISTVAGAPNVLLGGSHSGNVSALELAQAGVLNILASDYLPSSLLSAAFELARLGYATLSEAINMITKNPAVAAGLNDRGILAPGYRADLVLCSDTLSRPRVLQTLTTAR is encoded by the coding sequence ATGGTAGCCACCTACACCCTGGGCCATGTTCGGATGCTCAAGGATGAGCGGATGCTTGAAGAGCAGATGATCAGCGTTGTTGATGGTCTGATTCAGGAGATCCGTCCGCACCGAGCTGGCCTCGGCGCAGATATCGACGGTGGTGGGAAACTCTGTATACCGGGCATCGTTGATCTGCACAGTGACGCGTTGGCGCGTGAATATCGGCCGCGTCCCGGTGCCTGCATGCCAGTGGACCTAGCCATGCAAGCGGCCGAGGGAAATCTCATGGCGGCGGGGGTCACCACCGCTTTTCATGCGGTGTCGTTCCAGACCAAGTCGGCCGTGGGGATCCCCATCGGTTCACCCCAGGCGCCCGATGTTCATCACGCCATCAGTCATTATGAAGAACCACGGATGGACCACCGGGTGTTGCATCGCCTCGATGTGCGCTGTCCCGACGGGGTTCACATGTTGCGCGATCATCTGGGTGGGGCAGAGGTTCCCCTGGTTTCCTATGAGGACCACACCCCCGGCCAGGGACAATATCGCGACCGCGCGGTGATGGAGCGATGGCTGCGCGAAGCCCAGCACATGGATCCCACACAAGCCGCCGAACATGTGGACCGATTGATTGCTGAACGCGACCAGCAGCTCACCTTTAAGCAAAAAACGTTGGGCTGGCTTGCCGAATTGGCAGCATCTGGAACCATCCGCCTCATGGGCCACGATCCGGTGACACCACAAGAGATTGATGAGCTCATCGCCCGCCATGCCGTGATCGCCGAATTCCCCACCACATTGGAGGCGGCCCAGCAGGCCCACCTGAAAGGAATATCCACCGTGGCAGGGGCGCCCAATGTACTGCTCGGAGGATCACATTCGGGCAACGTCTCGGCCTTGGAACTCGCTCAAGCGGGAGTGCTGAACATCTTGGCCTCTGATTACCTGCCCTCGAGTCTGCTGTCCGCGGCTTTTGAGCTCGCACGGCTGGGTTATGCCACACTGTCCGAGGCCATCAACATGATCACCAAAAACCCGGCGGTCGCCGCGGGACTCAATGATCGAGGGATCTTGGCTCCGGGCTACCGTGCGGATTTGGTTCTCTGCTCGGATACCTTGTCGCGCCCACGCGTGCTCCAAACCCTGACCACTGCACGCTAG
- a CDS encoding GntR family transcriptional regulator codes for MQAEATYLKLSQQILEQYADLPLQRPLPSEHELGALFGVNRQTIRAALEELERRWLIRRVKGSGTFRTRRYEYRIGPDIAPSFTATVRASGGDPRTENAKPVTRPANASEREILGLPANAQVTVLERVRFIDGAAVSTATSVLPSARVPRLAAVIAPDDSLDAVLRRHYGYTPVRQWSQSRLASPPAHIAEVLRLRGRPPQILLRGLVSCSETGQKLEYVESYLRPDVFDVVTEVGKW; via the coding sequence ATGCAAGCAGAAGCCACCTACCTTAAGCTGTCCCAACAGATTTTGGAGCAGTATGCGGATCTCCCGCTGCAGCGCCCGCTACCGTCGGAACATGAACTTGGCGCCCTCTTTGGGGTCAATCGCCAAACCATTAGGGCTGCTTTAGAAGAGCTGGAACGCCGGTGGTTGATTCGGCGCGTCAAGGGCAGTGGAACATTCCGCACGCGTCGCTATGAATACAGAATTGGTCCAGATATTGCCCCCTCCTTCACCGCGACGGTTCGAGCGTCCGGTGGTGATCCGCGCACCGAAAACGCCAAACCTGTAACTCGCCCGGCCAATGCCAGCGAGCGAGAAATTCTGGGGCTGCCCGCCAACGCTCAGGTGACGGTGCTGGAACGTGTTCGCTTCATTGATGGGGCAGCGGTGAGCACCGCAACCTCGGTATTGCCCTCGGCACGGGTGCCTCGCCTGGCCGCAGTCATCGCACCCGATGACTCTCTGGATGCGGTGCTGCGTCGGCACTATGGCTATACCCCGGTGCGGCAATGGAGCCAGAGTCGGCTGGCATCCCCACCTGCCCACATCGCAGAGGTGCTGCGCTTGCGCGGTCGACCGCCGCAGATTCTGCTGCGTGGACTCGTATCCTGCTCCGAGACCGGGCAGAAACTCGAATACGTGGAAAGTTATCTGCGCCCGGACGTCTTTGATGTCGTGACGGAGGTCGGAAAATGGTAG
- a CDS encoding phosphate/phosphite/phosphonate ABC transporter substrate-binding protein yields MKRKTLAFTAAIAAAAVLTACAPAEAETTAAGFPAEIVIGAIPNENSSDLTGTYEPLIKMLEAETGSKVKLQQASDYAGIVEGMIADRVDIAFLGPFSYVIATTNQADIKPLGALAGEKGEPSGYHALGITQGKNTAVNSIKDFAGKDTCFVDPGSTSGFLYPSAGLIEAGVVTSGKESDISAGLKPIYAGGHDASALSVKNGDCEVGFAMQSMVEQTLPAKGEVAEGELKSVWTSELIPGSVFAVRNSLGEDATNKLTTLFSEQANADYFESQGYCSGEDCLITGEHAWGVVPATDADYDGIRSVCASTKSEKCEL; encoded by the coding sequence ATGAAACGTAAAACACTCGCCTTCACCGCTGCCATCGCAGCAGCAGCCGTCCTCACTGCCTGTGCCCCGGCCGAAGCCGAAACCACTGCTGCGGGTTTCCCCGCCGAAATTGTCATTGGTGCCATTCCCAACGAAAACTCCTCGGACCTCACCGGCACCTACGAACCGCTAATCAAGATGCTCGAAGCCGAAACCGGTTCCAAGGTCAAGCTGCAGCAAGCCAGCGACTATGCGGGCATTGTGGAAGGCATGATCGCCGACCGTGTTGATATCGCCTTCCTCGGCCCCTTCTCCTACGTCATCGCCACCACCAATCAGGCAGACATCAAGCCACTCGGCGCCCTAGCAGGAGAAAAGGGCGAGCCCTCCGGCTACCACGCACTGGGAATCACCCAGGGTAAGAACACCGCGGTGAACAGCATCAAGGACTTCGCCGGCAAGGACACCTGCTTTGTTGACCCGGGTTCCACCTCCGGCTTCCTCTACCCCTCGGCGGGCCTGATCGAGGCCGGCGTGGTCACCAGCGGCAAGGAATCTGATATCAGCGCTGGCCTAAAGCCGATCTACGCCGGTGGACATGACGCGTCGGCTCTCTCGGTCAAGAACGGTGACTGTGAGGTTGGTTTCGCGATGCAGTCCATGGTGGAGCAGACGCTGCCGGCCAAGGGTGAAGTGGCAGAGGGTGAGCTGAAATCGGTATGGACCTCGGAACTGATTCCGGGCTCGGTCTTCGCGGTACGTAACTCACTCGGTGAAGACGCCACCAACAAGCTCACCACCCTGTTCAGTGAACAGGCCAACGCCGACTACTTCGAATCCCAGGGCTACTGCTCGGGTGAAGATTGCTTGATCACCGGCGAACACGCGTGGGGCGTGGTGCCAGCGACGGATGCCGACTACGACGGTATCCGTAGCGTCTGCGCCTCCACCAAGTCCGAGAAGTGTGAATTATGA
- the phnC gene encoding phosphonate ABC transporter ATP-binding protein translates to MSLIQITNTETDADIDSHHSMNLQADIAIEAKSLRKSFGSTHALKGVDLKVIQGEMTVLLGLSGSGKSTLLRCLNGLHPLTSGEVTVLGEGVHRAKPRKLRALRSRVGFIFQHFNLVNRLTCLENVLIGAAGRIRGPRYGLLSYTEAQRREALGHLERVGLGDLAFQRADSLSGGQQQRVAIARALMQKPELILADEPVASLDPQNAANVMDLLFQVCREDGITVVCTLHQVDLALQWANRIVGLRNGEKVLDEATTNLSKERVLEVYRQLDPDAEITTS, encoded by the coding sequence ATGAGCCTGATCCAAATCACCAATACTGAAACTGACGCTGACATCGACTCTCACCACAGCATGAATCTCCAAGCTGACATCGCCATCGAGGCTAAGTCGCTGCGCAAAAGCTTCGGTTCCACCCACGCGCTGAAGGGCGTTGACCTGAAGGTGATCCAGGGCGAAATGACCGTCCTGCTGGGACTCTCCGGTTCTGGCAAGTCCACCCTGCTGCGTTGCCTCAATGGCTTGCACCCGCTCACCAGCGGTGAAGTTACGGTCCTGGGCGAAGGCGTGCATCGGGCCAAGCCCCGGAAGCTGCGCGCCTTGCGCTCACGCGTGGGCTTCATCTTCCAACACTTTAATCTGGTGAACCGGCTGACCTGCCTAGAAAACGTGTTGATTGGTGCCGCGGGCAGGATCCGCGGACCCCGCTACGGACTCCTCAGCTATACCGAGGCCCAGCGCCGTGAAGCTCTGGGACATCTAGAACGCGTGGGACTCGGAGATTTGGCCTTCCAGCGGGCAGATTCACTCTCCGGCGGACAGCAGCAACGCGTGGCCATCGCCCGCGCCCTCATGCAGAAGCCCGAGCTGATTCTCGCCGATGAGCCGGTCGCTTCCCTCGACCCGCAGAACGCAGCCAACGTCATGGATCTGCTCTTCCAAGTCTGTCGGGAAGACGGAATCACCGTGGTGTGCACGTTGCATCAGGTGGATCTTGCCCTGCAATGGGCGAACCGCATTGTCGGCCTGCGCAACGGTGAAAAGGTCTTGGATGAGGCCACCACTAACCTGAGCAAGGAACGGGTGCTTGAGGTCTATCGGCAGCTGGACCCCGATGCCGAAATCACCACCTCATGA